CTGGCCAGAGCCACATCGGGGATTAGAAGATGTAGATGGCGTCGAAACCGTACAGGAACTGGTAGCTGTCGGTACCAGCGTTGAATGGCAGGAGGCCAGTCGTTTCGTCGAGGTCGGTCCAGTCGTAGCGAACTTCTGGGCGGATCGTCAGGTTGGCGGTTGGGGTCCAGTTGAGACCAGCCGACACAGCCATGAAGTCGCCAGCAAAGCCTTGACCTGCAACCGTATTGCCTTGACGCAGACCGGTCACGCGGGCACCGTCGTCGTCGCGGAACCATTCAAATCGCATGCCGGCCTTCCAGCAGTCGTTGATGGTATAGAACAGGTATTGGTTGACGCCGTACCATTCAGCCGAGGCACCAGCGTTCGACAGGCCAGGGTTGGCACCGTCGAGTTGGTAGCCTTGATCGCTCTGAAACACGTAGGTGAGGCTGTCGCTCACGTTGTACGTCACCACAATGCTCTGCATGTTGCGGTTGCTGATGCCACCGTTGAGGTTCGGTTCATCGGGGCTAACAATCGCACCGTAGGCAATCGTCAGGTCGCAGCCGTTGGTCCAGGTGAAGCCAAACAAGCCAGCAGCGGTGTCGATCGGACGATCGAACGCATCCCAGCCGTTCACAACACCACCGACAATCGACGTGCTGTCGCTGTACTTGTACGTGGCCAATGCACCGGTGTGGGTGAAGGGCTCGCCGTACTGCATGGTGTAGGCGTGGGTGTAGAAGAAGTTGCCGGTAGCAGGAACCACTTCGTAACCAATGTTGGTGTAGAAGTGACCGAGCTTAACCGACAGATCGTTGTAACCCACTTCCATGTACGCTTGGGGCATCGCCAGACCGTATTCGTCGGTCGCGTTGCTCCATTGTGGTGCAAACGTGGTTGGGTCGGTTTCCAGACCTTGAGCGGTCGTGAAGAAGAAGTCGCTTCCGTAAAGGAAGTCAACTCGTCCACCGATGTCCCAACCGCATCCGCCCGTGTCGATCGTGTTTTCGAGCGTCACGTACAGCTGGTTGAACTGACCTTGATCTTGGTCAGCAAAGGTCGTCACGCCGTTGAAGTTGTCAGCAGCAGGACGGCCGTTAGCCATCACACCACCCGAGGCATGACCGTAGATGTTCCAGCCACATTCCTTCTGGCAGAACAGACGCCATGGCTCGCATTCTTCCTCTTCCGCTGCTTCTTCGCAGGCGGCACAAGGTGCAGGAGCAACAGCAGCTGCTGGTGGAGCCATGTCGCTAGGCGAGGTGGCTTCCGGTTGATAATAGTAGTAGTCGTTGGCGTAAGTCACCGGCTGAACTGCAGTGCCCGGTGTCTGTGCCTGTGCGTTAGCCGCGTAGATGCTCCAAGCAACGGCGGCTGCGAAGGCCAGCTTCGAAAGTTTCATGTGCGAACTCCCCAATCCATGGAAGAACGGTTTTGCAAAATCAGCAGGGCGACGCAATCCGAACGCCGCTAGGTATGCCTGTAGGTAGATGGTGCTGAGCATGCGGTCGGCATGATCGGAAGGGAGAGTACTCCGCTGCCAACTCCCAGCACTCCTTACATCGGAAAACCAGCGAGAACCGGTCTATCGGAAACAGTAGCCAAATCCGCTACGAGTGGGTCAAAAGTCGCTCACCGTGTTAAAGCTTGCGGCTGGTAACGCTCGTAGCGCCCCTACAATCGGAAGTGAGACTAAAGGGGGGCTCGGAAGGTGCTGGAGGGAGACTTTGAAAGCATCAGAATCGCGCTGAACGTGGCTTCCAAGCCCGCGCGTAAAGCTGCCGGAATGCTACGATTCCCTACCACTGCTACAAATGGTGCGAGCCGCATAATCGGCACAGATTAACAGTGGCCTGCAGCGATGGCAGAGCTGCCACGATCCACGCGGAAGGACTTCCCGGAGTGCGTTGCTGCCGCAGTGCTCCAGAATGAACCGGCGGTTCGAAAAATCGAACCAGCGCCCGCTCTATTTGCCATCCATTTCAAACAGCGCGTCGACGAACTGATCGGAGTCGAAGATGGCCAGGTCGGTGGCTTTTTCGCCGAGTCCGACGAACTTCACCGGAATCGAAAACTTCTCGCGAATCGGAATCACGACGCCACCCTTGGCCGACCCATCCAGCTTCGCGAGTACGATGCCGGTACAGTGGGCTGCCGTCGAGAATCCTTGTGCCTGGCTAATCGCATTTTGACCCGCCGTGGCATCAAGCACCAGGATCACTTCGTGGGGAGCTTCTGGGATTTGCTTGCCGATCACGCGGTGAATTTTCTCGAGCTGCTGCATCAGGTTGGTT
This window of the Pirellula staleyi DSM 6068 genome carries:
- a CDS encoding porin, with translation MKLSKLAFAAAVAWSIYAANAQAQTPGTAVQPVTYANDYYYYQPEATSPSDMAPPAAAVAPAPCAACEEAAEEEECEPWRLFCQKECGWNIYGHASGGVMANGRPAADNFNGVTTFADQDQGQFNQLYVTLENTIDTGGCGWDIGGRVDFLYGSDFFFTTAQGLETDPTTFAPQWSNATDEYGLAMPQAYMEVGYNDLSVKLGHFYTNIGYEVVPATGNFFYTHAYTMQYGEPFTHTGALATYKYSDSTSIVGGVVNGWDAFDRPIDTAAGLFGFTWTNGCDLTIAYGAIVSPDEPNLNGGISNRNMQSIVVTYNVSDSLTYVFQSDQGYQLDGANPGLSNAGASAEWYGVNQYLFYTINDCWKAGMRFEWFRDDDGARVTGLRQGNTVAGQGFAGDFMAVSAGLNWTPTANLTIRPEVRYDWTDLDETTGLLPFNAGTDSYQFLYGFDAIYIF